In Leptospira venezuelensis, the DNA window CCGTATAACTATAAAGCAAAATCAGCCGCTTTCTATTATTCTAATATTAAGGATTCTAAAGAAGGTTTGGAATTAGCGGAAAAATTAGATCGGTATCTTAAGTCGGGCTTCAATATGAAGATCAGGTTTAATGGATCGGAAATTTACGAATTTATATTAGATGAATCTATCCAATAAAAAAGCTGGAATACTCAATCCTTGGTCTTTCCTGGAAACCGAGTTTAATTACAGGGAAGTAAGTGCATGGAAAGATTTCGTCCGAATTGATCAATCATTCATTCGATTAGCTTTTTTTCTTCACTTCTTAGTTTATTTTTTAGCGTTAATCCCTGAAATCCAAAGTTCACCTCATGGAACCATTTATTTCGGTCTCATTTTGAGCTTAAATATTCTGAGCCTAGTTCTTTCCTTTCAGAGAAAATATCTGCCAGCAGTTATTCATGGAACTAACTGCAGTATTACTTTTTTGGTAATGCTGATCTTAAACGAATCATTTTATAGTTTCGACGATCTTCATAGTTTACAACTTTATAATAATTATTTCCTGCTTGTTGGGTTTTTGGTTTTATTCCAAATGTTCCGACTTAAGGTAAAAGGCTGCTTTTTAACTGCGGCATATTCTATTGCATTACATCTTGGGTTTATCTATTTCAAACTCAAGAATGGTCCTCTTCCAGGATTTCCTTTAGTTTTATTTGTTCCAGATGTGGTATATTTGATCTTAAGCCTGATCGGTACTACGATCGTAGTGATTGTAAGAAGATTAGTTCGGATATCTTCTGAACTAGACTCTGAGTATAGATTTTTGCAGCATGAACTTCAGATTGCCAGAAAAGTGCAGGAGACACTATTTCCTGAAGATATCAGTATCAAAGGTTTCAAATACGAAGTATTTAGATCCACTCCCAATGAGATCGGTGGAGATTTTTACGATTTTATACAATTAAGGGAAGGAAACACAGGAGTTTTCTTAACTGACATTGCGGGGCATGGGATTGCTTCTGCGTTAGTCGCTTCATTTATCAAAATTATGGTAGCGACCATGCCATATCGCCTCAAATTGCATCCAGTACGACTATTGGAATATCTGGATGAGACACTTCTTAGGCAGTTCAAGTCTCATCATGCTTCTGCAGTTTATATATTTTTCGATTTTATTTCCAAGGAGATCCATTTTGCCAATGGGGGGCATCCTTATCTAATGCATTCCCAAAATGGAAATGACTTTAGGGAAATTGAAACTACTGGAAGTATATTAGGATTTGGGATTAAAAGGCCAATCGCTGAACTTGTTTCTTTACCGATCCAGTCAGCTGAAAGGTTGTTTTTATATACTGACGGATTGATAGAGAATCGAAATCCGCAAGGAAAACAGCTTGGAAGTGAAGGCCTAATTGAAATCTTGAATAGAAATAAGTCTTTTACCGATTTAAAACAGTTTAAAGAAGCCGTCCAAATCGAACTCTCCGCATTTTTCGGAGACGCAGAATTCGAAGACGACACACTTTTCCTGATCATCGAGATGGAGTAAATAAATGAGCGAATCACTGATCAAATTACAAAAAGAAGGCAAATTGGCTATCCTGGAGATTAACCGTCCTTCTGCGTTAAACGCATTGAACGAAGAATTATTAAGCGAATTAACGAGCGAGATCTATAATTTAGAAAAAGATCCATTAATTCATGCAGTGATCATAACAGGACAGGGAAAAGCGTTTGTTGCGGGGGCAGATATTGCTCGAATGAAAGATATGGGAGCAAACGAGGCGGAAAAATTTGCCTCATTGGGCCAACACGCATTCGACAAAATCCAAAAGAGTAGATTAGTTTCTATTGCAGCAGTGAACGGCTTTGCACTGGGTGGTGGACTAGAACTCGCACTTGCATGCGATATCCGTATAGGTTCTGAAAAAGCAAAATTGGGACTCCCTGAAGTTTCTCTTGGACTGATCCCGGGATTTGGCGGTACCCAAAGACTCGCTAGATTGATCGGATACGGAAGAGCAGCGGAGCTTATCTTCACAGGAGATATGATTGGTGCGGAAGAAGCGTATCGAATAGGTATATTAAACAAACTTACTAAAGACGGAGAAGATCTGATCGCAGCTGCGAGAGCCACCGCAGAATCTATCCTGAAAAAAGGACCTATTGCGGTCTCCACTGCAAAATCAGTTATCCTAAACGGCTTGGATATGCAGTTATCCAAAGGACAAGAGTTGGAGAAAAAAGAATTTTCTAATTTATTCTCTGGAAAAGAATCCAAAGAAGGGATGGGAGCATTCTTAGAAAAAAGACCTCCTAATTTCTGAAGATCCATGAAAACCTTTAGATTATTACTCCTATCTTTTCTGTTTTGCCTTCCTATGGCAGGTTGGGGAGAATATAATTCCCCCCTATACTTAGAAAAAACCACTATCTATATAGGAGAACATGCACTCCTTGTAGAGGTAGCAAATACGGATGAGTCCAGG includes these proteins:
- a CDS encoding PP2C family protein-serine/threonine phosphatase, with amino-acid sequence MNLSNKKAGILNPWSFLETEFNYREVSAWKDFVRIDQSFIRLAFFLHFLVYFLALIPEIQSSPHGTIYFGLILSLNILSLVLSFQRKYLPAVIHGTNCSITFLVMLILNESFYSFDDLHSLQLYNNYFLLVGFLVLFQMFRLKVKGCFLTAAYSIALHLGFIYFKLKNGPLPGFPLVLFVPDVVYLILSLIGTTIVVIVRRLVRISSELDSEYRFLQHELQIARKVQETLFPEDISIKGFKYEVFRSTPNEIGGDFYDFIQLREGNTGVFLTDIAGHGIASALVASFIKIMVATMPYRLKLHPVRLLEYLDETLLRQFKSHHASAVYIFFDFISKEIHFANGGHPYLMHSQNGNDFREIETTGSILGFGIKRPIAELVSLPIQSAERLFLYTDGLIENRNPQGKQLGSEGLIEILNRNKSFTDLKQFKEAVQIELSAFFGDAEFEDDTLFLIIEME
- a CDS encoding enoyl-CoA hydratase-related protein, translated to MSESLIKLQKEGKLAILEINRPSALNALNEELLSELTSEIYNLEKDPLIHAVIITGQGKAFVAGADIARMKDMGANEAEKFASLGQHAFDKIQKSRLVSIAAVNGFALGGGLELALACDIRIGSEKAKLGLPEVSLGLIPGFGGTQRLARLIGYGRAAELIFTGDMIGAEEAYRIGILNKLTKDGEDLIAAARATAESILKKGPIAVSTAKSVILNGLDMQLSKGQELEKKEFSNLFSGKESKEGMGAFLEKRPPNF